TGTCTCGCATAGAGGAGAGGAAAGCAATCATAGGACTGTACAACTATGCCCATGAGATGACACATGGAGCCAGGTGAGTGGATGTACACAGGGATGAGAGAAACTCTCTCACAAAGAATAACAAGTGTGGCTTTTTTGTATACATGCAGTATTTGGTGTAAATGGCTACAAGCATCCACTCTCAGTCAAGGTATTGTTGTTAGATAAACCACGTTAACAGATAAAAGTTGATACATAAATCCATGGTCTCTATTCTGATTCATGCTGTGCATGTAATAGTGACCGGGAGTACCCCAGGTTGGGCCAGATGATTGTGGATTATGAAAATCCCCTGAAAAAGATGATGGAGGAGTTTGTTCCACATGGAAAGGTAGGAAACCATAGTTGTGCTTATTTTAATCTACTGCATAATAGTGTACTCCAAATGAGAAGTTAACATAcacattttctcctcttgtaatttctcataaaaaaaatacattaggaCTAATTCTGCATTTTTCCTGCATTACCTTGTTTTAACCGAGACATAGATCCCACTGCAGTGCTGTATTTAGATCAGTCATTCAGAGTGAAACATGATTCTAAGAGCTGAGACATCAACTTGAACAATTGCAAATCTCAACAGTGAAATTATAGTTGTTATTTTGATAATGGTTTGTGCAAATTAAGTTTCATAAAAGGTTATCGCCCATAACAGGGAGGAAAAGTCTGGTGCTTTCCACCTTGCAATGGAGTAGAGTGATGCATGGTGGTCAACATTGACAGCCTTAAATCTaacttcacattcacacaaacatttggctTTTCTATTACAAGCATGCCACTGAGACAgtgctcttttttattttcaatacagttcttttttttttttttttttttttttttagtagtaaTTTTGAAGTAACATTGGGTTGCTTATCTCCATTTTTCTCCTCCAGTCCCTCTCAGATGCATTGATAAGTCTTCAGATGGTCTATCCCAGGAGGAATCTGTCTGCTGACCAGTGGAGGAATGCCCAGCTGCTCAGTCTTATATCGGCGCCCTCCACTATGCTCAACCCCGCACAGTCAGACACTGTTAGTATGAATAAGAATGTATATATAAGAATACTGAAATTGTTGACCTTATATGTGAAGTATTTAGTAAGGTTTTCCCCTTTATGATTGTAACAggtattttaaatactttaaacttGTTTCACTATTTATTTTTCAGGACAAAGTGTGTTAACATAAagtcactttgtcattttaatccCTGAACCTGTACCTGTATAATACTTGGTTTTGATGCCATGGCCCAGCTTCTCTGCAAATGATTGGACTGGAAAATTTTAATTGCAATAATGCATGATGTGTCAATGGTCTGATCTTTTCTATCTGGTCTTCACTCACTTCTCTTGTCTTCCTTTTTAGATGCCGTGTGAATATCTGTCACTGGACACGATGGAGAAGTGGATTGTTTGTAAGTATAGTAGAAACCCACATGACTGTTGGAGCCTTGTTGTCAATTCAGTtgcaaaatgatcaaaaatcCTCCGTCTTACACATTTTTCGCACCTGTTCTTTCTCCAGTTGGTTTTATCCTGTGTCATTCAGTGCTgaacagtgatgcagctgcacTGTCTTTGTGGAAACTGGCTCTGCAGAGCTCCACCTGCCTCTGTCTGTTCAGGGATGAAGTCTTCCACATCCACAAAGCTGCAGAAGATCTGTTTGTGAACATCAGAGGGTAAGAGCGTGTACTGAAGAGATTGACTTACCATGTATGGTCTACTGTTTGTGGGCTGGTCTGTAtggatacatttaaaacattgattcataatttttgacatttttcgATGTAACAGCTGCATAAATGTgatgattttttaatttttattgtgtgttagCTGAATATGTTTGGGTTCTGCGCTTGTGGactgctttattttatatatatgtatatgtatatatgtgtatatatatatatatatatatatatatatgtatgtatgtatgtatgtatgtatgtatgtatgtatgtatgtatatatatatatatatatatatatatatatgtatgtatgtatgtatatatatatgtatgtatatatatatatatatatatatatatatatatatatatatatatatatatatatatatatgtatatatatatatgtatatgtatgtatatatatatatatatatatatatatatatatatgtatatgtgtatatatatatgtgtgtgtgtatatatatatatatatatgtatatgtgtatatatatatgtgtgtgtgtatatatgtgtgtgtgtatatatatgtgtgtgtgtgtgtgtgtatatatatgtgtgtgtatatatatatatatatatatatatatatatatatatatatgtgtgtatatgtgtgtgtgtgtatatatatgtgtatatatatatgtatgtatatatatatatatatatatatatatatatatatatatatatatatatatatatatatatatatatatatatatacatacataatgtatgtgtgtatatatgtgtgtatatatatatatatatatatatatatatatgtgtgtgtgtgtatatatatgtgtgtgtatgtgtgtgtgtatatatatgtgtgtgtatgtgtgtgtgtatatatatgtgtgtgtgtatatatatgtgtgtgtatgtgtgtgtgtatatatatgtgtgtgtgtgtgtatatatatgtgtgtgtatgtgtgtgtatatatatatgtgtgtgtatatatatatgtgtgtgtatatatgtatatatatatgtgtgtatatatatatgtgtgtgtatatatatatgtgtgtgtatatatatatatataatataatgtgtgtgtgtatataatatgtgtgggtgtgtatatatatatatatatatatatatatatatatatatatatatatatatatatatatatatatatatatatatatatatatatatatatatatatatatatatatatatatatatatatatatatatatatatatatatatatatatatatatatatatatatatatatatgaagcAGTATGTGAAGGCCTCTGCAATATTATAGACATTTTTCACGAATATCTGACATCCCTATGTTAAACTGCATTCCGAAAAAGCAGAGAACTTTAAACAATACAGACAGTACAACACACATGTTTTGTATGCTTTGCtcttttaaagcacttttttttttttgtttcttccagATACAACAAACGCATCAATGACATCAGAGAATGCAAAGAACAGGCCCTGTCTCATGCGTACGTGTATAATGTTGATACTAATTCCTTTATGGAATCCCAGCTTTTATCCTGTCTTTTGTTTCACCCatcaatcacattttatgatttttattatattaatgtcatttttgcttttaacctcctgtgtgtctctctcaggGAGTCTCACACAGACAtgtcacttttttcttctctttatcccttattcttttttttttccagttttttcctctcttccttgTCTCCCCACTCTCTTATTTCTGCTCTTATCCTCATTACTTATTCGGTCTTCCCCTTTCAtcttctttctcatttttctgCCATCACTGTCATCTACTTATTTGTCTTCTTTCTGGATTGTCCTGAAAGTGTCAAAATACCATTTTAATCATGATACTTATGTGgtttgctgctctgctctgactTTATTCATCTATCTGATTCCCTGCAGAGGCTCCATGCACAGAGAGAGACGCAAGTTCCTCAGATCAGCTCTTAAGGAGTTGGCAACTGTTTTAGCTGATCAACCTGGGCTACTAGGCCCAAAGGTAATACAAAAAGACCACCTTAAACAGTGAAATGACACCTCAAATAACTCTACATTTGGTTTCAAAGAAGCTGAATGAGCagtactaaaaaataaataccttaTGTTGCATCTCAATAAACCAGTTTGTCTTAAATAtcacagtacaaagacatgaaataacttcatgataataaaaaacataagtgCAGGTAAGTGCTTAAAGGAGAAAGCTGAAGAGTCCAAATAAGTGTCACCTAATGTGTCATTCAAATGTTTCCTCAAAGACTAAATACCTGtataaagtcatttttaaagtttttagttCCTCAGTCATAATCTAAAACAGTAGGCTACTGAGatctaaaaatgtataattcactaatttcttttatttttcttgtactctctctttaaaaatttattttgaagagAGACCCAGTCAGAGGGGAATATAACAAGTTTTTACCATACTCCGATAAATGCTACCTTCATATGCCAGCTCTTTGCTGTGGAGTTTCGGATCCTAATATATATCATGCCTTACAATGTAATTTGATTACATTACCACCTTAAATAAGGCAAATTAAGCACTGGCTGATTTCAACATAAGTCCAAAACCTTGTAAATTTGGTTCAGAGGTGGTGAGGGTTGCTTTCAAATGCttggttatttttgtttcttgaaATTAATAGTCTTGGAgagttttgacattttctttcctcatctttaaatctctctctctctctgcttcctctaacattttctttttctcttactCTGTGTGTTGCTAGGCATTATTTGTGTTCATGGCATTGTCTTTTGCCCGTGATGAGATCATCTGGCTGCTCCGACATGCAGACAACATTCAGAAGAAAAGCACAGATGACTTCATAGACAAGTACGCTTAAATACAGACCTTGAACagccttatttttttatttttttaattgtcttaaTGTGTTACTTTAGTTTTAAGTCTGATAtggttttgtattttgcagGCACATAGCAGAGTTGATCTTCTACATGGAGGAACTTAGGGCGCATGTCAGGAAGTATGGTCCTGTGATGCAGCGATACTATGTCCAGTACCTGTCTGGTTTTGATGCTGTGGTGCTGAATGAACTTGTGCAGGTACAAGCACATAAATAATGCTGtctaaatgcacacatacacgctTTTACACACTGAAAGTTAAATccataagatttttttttcccactgcacTAGTCTTTTCTAACCAATCTGCGTTTGCTGCTGTCTTAAAACAGaacctgtctgtgtgtccagaGGATGAGTCTATAATTATGTCTTCATTTGTCAACACCATGACGTCTCTCAGTGTCAAACAAGGTAAAGATTAGTAGAAGTTGTAACAGGAGCAGTAACAAAATTGTAATATTGATAGTGTTAAAGGTGGTAGGTTAATAGATAATACTTACCAGAGGCCAGTCAGAAACCAATATTTTAGTGATAATATTTGATTTTGCgcaaattattgtgttttttgtttccagtAGAGGATGGGGAAGTGTTTGACTTCAGGGGCATGAGACTTGACTGGTTCAGACTGCAGGTATGCACATGAATATAGCACTCAAATTTGGGTTATTCCAGTGCAACATGGTTTCTTGTACTGCTGACACTAATTGTGtcattgatttgattttgtttgactaatataaataaaaccagtgtTTTGGTAGCTGTCCACAAAGACTTTAGAATTTACCCTCTGTCTCTAtatttttctttgcatcttcttcactttttgtgtgtgttttcctcactGTAGGCCTACACTAGTGTCTCTAAAGCCAGTCTTGGTATAGCTGATCACAAGGAGCTTGGTAAAATGATGAACACCATAATTTTTCACACAAAGATGGTGGATTCTTTGGTAGAGATGCTAGTGGAGACGTCAGACCTGTCCATTTTCTGGtaagacacacaaatgcaaattaacTATGCATGCAAGCTAAAACTCACAAGTAAGGATGAACTGAGACAATTGAGCTGTTCTTCAgacattttttatgtgttaaaatgaacaaaataaatttttgtgtgtttgtgtagcttCTACAGCCGTGCATTTGAAAAGATGTTCCAGCAGTGCCTGGAGCTTCCTTCCCAAAGTCGACACTCCATCTGCTTTCCTCTGCTCTGCACACACTTCATGTCCTGCACACATGAGCTCTGCCCTGAGGaggtaaatacacacacacacggtcttGTATTCCAATTCAGATAGACAGATAAACCTAACAGAAACGTTGATGTTATACCTatactaatttttaaaaaggtttgttcatttgtgtgtttattcttcttcttcaaaaGCGTCACCACATAGGCGATCGAAGCCTGTCATTGTGTAATATGTTTCTGGACGAGATGGCCAAACAGGCCAGAAATCTGATCACGGACATCTGCACTGAGCAGTGTACACTTAGTGACcaggtagacacacacacacacacacacacacacacacacacacacacacacacacacacacacacacacagaagcataCGTTAAGTCATAGTTTTAAATTTTGGGAAATACATAGTCACCTCTGAAAATTATTGCTGTCCTTTGCTAATATGTACAGCCAATAATAAGCTAAAGCAAGATAGTAAACTTGGTTAAAAGACGGTTAACAGGAATAAAGTTCAAGCCTTGCTCTGTTCAAAAATGACTACACCTACCTATCATAATCCTCAAAGTTCACTAATTAACATGTTAAATCTAACTTCTGGATAAAAACTTTGTGCAAGATTTACATTGTAGATTTACACAAGTTTCATTCAAAGTTTCATGTCCCAGCCGTGACATGGTCTGAATAGTACTGGTCAGAAGTCAGAGTGGTGTTGACCTTAACATATAACTTTTTGCCAGATACATACGGTGTAGTGCCTCATTGTTGTCAGtttggattttacattttagttcaGTGAAATCTTACCTTCAAGATTATTGGGGAAAATTACATAACGTAATCAAATATTTCAACAGGAGCTTTCTACTATTACTCAACATCTCCATCCTGTTGATGTGTTTGGTTGCCTGTGTTTGGTTGTCACCCCACCTTCTGCATGAAACCGGTGCCGCATGTTGCTTTGTTATTGCCTTGTTAACTGGTTTCAGAAATTAGTGCCAGTGTACAGATAAAGGCCCATAGGTTTTCGGGTAATACAGTATACCTTCTGATGTTACAGAATTTGAAAGAGCAGTAAGCCAGAAACACCTGGACTTTTATATTCATTGTGAAATTTTGCATGCTGTCAGTTAGAAGTTGGAAGCTCTTTGTTGAAGCACATCATTAAAAGCTTCTTACATTTACCTTTCATCCGTCTGCTGGTTTCACTTCtgagtttaaataaaacaaccatACCACGGACATCAGCCAAGCCATGACTAATCAGTCTTCCCCATCTGCCTCTCCTTTACTTGATCTGTCATCTCtacctttcttttttattttcctcctctgtttgactctctttcttttctgccTCTAGCTGCTTCCAAAACACTGTGCTAAAACCATTAGCCAGGCCGTGAACAAGAAGAGCAAGAAGACAACGGGAAAAAAAGGtgaaccagagagagagaaaccaggAGTGGAAAGCATGAGGAAGAACAGACTACTGGTCACCAAGTTAGTACCAAAAAGCAGACGATAAACATTTCAAAGCAACTGTCTTCGTCACTTATCATTtatctctgttttctctttctatttgtctctataaatatgttttatttctgtctttattcATGTAGTAGTATCTGGTAATTCTTGTATAATGTGCTTAAAAATTTCTATTGTACTTGAGGTTTCTGGTTGATAAGAGGATGTTGATAGTGTCACATTTATAACTACTCggtttttagttcattttacattttctcttctgTATTCTGTTGCTGTAAAGGCCCACACAGATTATTACAAGTTTCATTATGACTTATTGAGCCCAttgtgagtttgtttgtttttttgtttgtttgttttttttttttacctcccaGTCTGGATAAACTCCACACAGCGTTATCTGAACTCTGCTTCTCCATCAACTATGTTCCAAACCTGGTGGTGTGGGAACACACCTTCACACCAAGAGAGTATCTCACCTCCCACCTGGAGATCCGATTTACCAAGTAAACGCACACCTGCAGAAAGTTATAGTTAAAGATTATGATTGCTCAGTTTAGATGCAGACACATTTAGCAGACACAGATTTGAAAAAGCATCAATATCTAGACTGTAATTATCATTGTcatcaaattattattgttcTGAATTAAACTCCATCGCGGTATGTTTTCTTCATCTCTGACTGTATCAAACTCCCTCCATCTCCAGGTCTATAGTGGGGATGACAATGTACAACCAGGCTACTCAGGAGATAGCCAAGCCCAGTGAGCTACTGACCAGTGTCCGGGCATACATGACTGTGCTGCAGTCCATAGAGAACTATGTCACCATTGACATCACCCGAGTCTTTAACAATGTCCTTCTGCAGCAGACTCAGCACCTGGACAGTCATGGGGAACCCACTATCACTAGCCTGTACACAAACTGGTACGGTTGTAgatagttttcttttatttattttttttttcctttcggcttatccatTGAGATCAGGGTTgtcacagtggatcatttgtctgcatgttgatttggcacatttttacgctggatgcccttcctgatacaACTCTGCCCAATTagtaccgggcttgggaccggcactgcatggcaaaggatgggctgttgggggttcagtatcttgcccagggacacttcaacatgtgggtGGGAAGAACGAAAACTcctgaccctatggtcagtaggtggccactctaccaactgagccactagataaacatttttcttaatacCACAGTgctaaaacatacatacacatgtagTAAAAAGGtcagtaggtggccactctaccaactgagccactagataaacatttttcttaatacCACAGTgctaaaacatacatacacatgtagTAAAAAGGTGTGGGGATGTCTTTTTATGAATGCTGTTCCATAaaattgttttgctttctgAATGCATTTGTGACCTTGGTTAGTGTATTTCTAATCAAATACTGTAGAAACAAGACATTCACAGGTTCTTTGGAGTTAGAAAAACCTTTACTCATAATAAAACGGTAAAATTTAGCATCCTGCAGcagaaactgttttgttttatggagGAAATGCTAatatcaaacaaaaaactaaatgccATTCCTTTCTTATAACAGCAGAGAAACTGCAGTTGAATTAAAGTTCATGACTGTATAATTTAGGgtcttgtatttttttcttttgagggATAAGTAAATTAGTTAACCTactccccccccctttttttttaatggaaaccATATAACATCAAGAAATGAAATACATATCAAAATATGCCTTTTGCTAACTCAAATTTCCACATAGAAAAACATTACATGTTAATGTAcactaaattaagaaaaaattaTTAGTTGGATGTACCAAACAgattcatttattaaatctgcttgtaattttaaaaaggtaatgTTCCTAATATCTGTTAACTAATAGATAAGAATCTAATGCATACttagaaagtatttttttgtgtgtgtgtgcaggtattTGGAGACATTGCTCCGTCAGGTCAGTAATGGGCACATTGCCTACTTCCCCGCCATGAAGGCATTTGTCAACCTGCCCACTGAGAATGAACTAACTTTTAATGCAGAGGAATACTCCGACATTTCAGGTACAAACACAGATTGttcttttacaaaaatacaCGTATTAGTATACTGTTGATGTAATTTTGCTGAGCAAAAAGTTTGAATAAGTTATAATGCTGGTGAAAACAAAGTGTGTATAACATGTTCTATTCATTGTAGTATGTTTGTCTGAGCAAGGTTTGTATGTTACAATTTCTGCTAAAAGTACATGGTAAATTACACTtgtaattttttgtttatttctcagAGATGCGTTCTCTGTCAGAACTGTTGGGGCCATATGGTATGAAGTTCCTCAGTGAGAGTCTGATGTGGCACATTTCATCACAGGTCGCTGAGCTGAAGGTATGCAAACATAACCACAGGGAGAAATCAAAAAGATGTGCAACCTCTTAACTTTGATCGGGAACCATTTGTCTGTTTGCACATGTAATCAATAATGcttattaaaaagtaaagaattGAACAGAAAAAATGTTAAGAATAGACATTGagtgaaattgtattttatgcTAAATGTTCGTCTCCTTTTAGAAACTGGTAGTGGAAAACATGGAGGTGTTGACCCAGATGAGGACAAGCTTTGACAAACCAGACCACATGGCTGCACTCTTCAAGAAACTGACCTGTAATTACACACTGTCACAAGTGCACATACACTTGCTAAGCACTGTATTACTTGAATCTAAGAATTCATATTTATAGCATCTTGATGCTAAATGCCAACATAATGACTCAAATTGTAACTGATTatagaattttttaaatattttagtctgCCTTATCTTTATGCCTGCTACATAAATCTTTCCAGGAATTACTGTGTGCTTGACAGCTCATGCATAACTACACTTAAACTCATCAACAAGTCCATTGTTTACTCTGCTGACAGTCTTCCTTCTAGACTTACATGTCTTTGTGAGAAGCTGTGTGTACATTTCCGTGTATTAGAAAAGAATTGTTAACACAACTATATATCTGTTAGTTCAATTAAATTTAGCCAATTAGTCTGACTGCTTATTGTTGCTTAAATTTACATATATTCTGTTCTTGTGTTTCAAGCTGTGGACAGTGTTTTAAAGAGAATGACCATCATCGGTGTTATCCTGTCCTTTCGCTCCCTCGCTCAAGAGGCTCTGAGAGatgtaagacacacacactacacataTTATTACCCTTACTGTGGATGGATAgacatggtttaaaaaaaataaattaaaaaatagctagtcaagttttattgtcagttcttccacatgtacagtacatacatacagggaactaaaattgtgtttctctcgGATCAATGGTGCGTACAGATAATACTAACAGTGGAGCATAAAATCTAGatcaattatatataaaaaatataaaatacaactatacaatTAGGGCATTGAAGAGTAAtactaacaaaaataaagtaaaaaaaagtaaataagcaGTGCAAGACCCATGGCAGATGGAGTGCAAACCAGTGAAGAGTACACCAGTGCAGGTAACAGATTTATTCCAAAAAAGGCTTATTCAGTCTGGTTAAAGTGGAAAGTGACAAAGTGCTCAAGAGcagttcttttatttaaattgacaGATGAGGTAGTTGGGGTTATAGTTCTGTGCCTGAGGCAGAAGAGGGAAGGGGAGCCAAGTTCGGGACCGAGTTCAGCTTCCTGTCAGCCTGATgaatgaagctgtccttcaGTCTGCTGGTCCTGCCTGTAGACTCCGCAGTCTCCTCCCTGGAGTGGGATCACCTGCAATGCAGAGGGCTTTGCGGGTGAGAAgggttccataaatgtcctggagggaggggagagagacaccaatgatctcagctgctctcactaTGCGTTGTAGAGTCTTCCGGAAGGAGGCGTTGCATGCCCTATACCTCACAGTGATGCAGCTCATCAGAATGCTCCCGATGGTGTCTCTGTAGAAGGTGTACATGATGGGGGGCGGAGCTCTGGCTCTTCTCAGTTTACAGAGGAAGTAGAGATGctgctgtggttttttttttttttttaattttttttttgggcccGTGCTCCATTGTCCAGTGCTCTCTCCAGGAGAGGTCCTCTATGACACACCCAGGAACTTggtgctgctcaccctctccacagtCGCACCGTTGATGGTTAGAGGAGCAGGCTGAGTGTGCGCTCTCctgaagtcaacaacaatctcCTTAGTCTTCTCCAcattcagagagagattgttTTCACTGTACCACCCGGCCAGGTGTCTCACCTCGCTCCTGTAGTTTCTCATCTTTGTTGCTAATGAGACACACCACAGTCGTGTCATCTGCAAGCTTAATAAAGAGGTTGGAGTTGTGTGATGGTGTGCAGTCATGGGTCAGCAAAGTGAAGAGAAGGGGGCTCATCACAAATCCTTGGGGGGCcccagtgttcagtgtgatggTGCTGGATGTGTTACTCTCGACCCGTACTGCCTGATGTCTTCCAGTTAGAAAGTCCAACAGCCAGTTGCACAGTGAAGTGTTGAGCCCCAGCTGGACCAGTTTGTGAATGAGCTGTTGAGGGATGATagtgttgaatgctgaactGTATTCTGAACTGCTGAACTATAACTGTTCATACTGTCTATGAAAAGTATTCTGACATATGAGTCCTTTTTGTCTAGATGTGTGAGTGCTGTGTGGACAGCCGTTGCGACGGCATCCTCGGTCAAGCTGTTGGACCGATATGACAACTGGAAGGGGTCCAGGGAGGGGGGGAGGCCAGACTTGAAATGGTGCATGGCTAGCcgttcaaagcacttcatgataATAGGAGTAGGTGCAActggacggtagtcattgaagCAGGATGGGGACAGCCTCTTCTGGACTGGAATGATGATGGTAGCTTTGAAGCATGTGGTTACAACAGCTCTGACGTAGAGAGATGTTGAGAATGTCTTTGAAGACATTGGTGAGTTCTGCTGCACAGTCTCTCAGTACacgcccaggaatgttgtcaggaCCCGGAGCTTTGCGTGCACTGATCCTGCTGAAGGATCTCCTCACACTGTCTGGGGTCAGCGTCAACACCTGGTCGCCGGAAGGAGGTGGAGTCTTCTGTGCGGtggagctgttttgttttttgaagcgAGCGAAGAAGGCGTTCACCTCGTTCAGCAGAGAGATGTTGCTGTCACAGGTCAGAGGTGGGGGCCTGTAGTCCATAATGGTCTGTATCCCCTGCAACAGGCTCAGagtgtctctgctgttgctgaatTGATGGCTTATCCTCCTGGAGTACTGTCTCTTAGCCTCTCTGATGCCACAGGACAGTTTCGCCCTGGCTGTTCTCAGGCCCACCTCATCTCCAGCTCTGAAGGCAGCGTTCGGCGTCTTCAGGAGTCTGTAGACCTCCCCCGTCATCCACGGCTTCTGGCCTGGACAGTGATGGTCTTTTTTGACAGTTGCATGCATTGAAGCCCCTTAGAAAAAGATCCAATTCGTCTATTTACATTGCATCACATTTTTGAATATTTAGTGAGATTTGCTGATGCTACATCGCTGTCTTACTGGATTGTCTTTATCTCGCTCTCTCTAGGTGTTATCCTGTCACATTCCATTCCTGGTCAGTTCTGTGGAGGATTTCAAAGACCACATTCCTCGGGAGACAGACATGAAGGTAAAACCTACTCGAGAGACacgtaaaaataaaataacattataacCTGTTGACAATATTTAAACCTTCTCCCTCTCCATGTGTTTCTAGGTTGCGATGAACGTCTATGAGCTGTCATCAGCAGCAGGTTTACCGTGTGAGATCGACCCCGCTCTGGTGGTAGCTCTGTCCTCACAAAAAAGCGGTGGGAaacttacaaacacaaatacggACTGAATTCAGATTCTACATATTCCTTCTCCTAACAAGATGCTGTATATATCTGTGCAGAGAACATCAGTCCAGAGGAGGAGTATAAAATTGCCTGTCTGCTGATGGTGTTTGTGGCAGTTTCATTGCCAACACTGGCCAGCAACGTGATGTCACAGTACAGTCCCGCCATTGAAGGTACAACACAAGGCTGCTGTTAGgttttgattttttgtttttttatttaaaaatct
The nucleotide sequence above comes from Channa argus isolate prfri chromosome 1, Channa argus male v1.0, whole genome shotgun sequence. Encoded proteins:
- the LOC137101955 gene encoding uncharacterized protein, coding for MHATVKKDHHCPGQKPWMTGEVYRLLKTPNAAFRAGDEVGLRTARAKLSCGIREAKRQYSRRISHQFSNSRDTLSLLQGIQTIMDYRPPPLTCDSNISLLNEVNAFFARFKKQNSSTAQKTPPPSGDQVLTLTPDSVRRSFSRISARKAPGPDNIPGRVLRDCAAELTNVFKDILNISLRQSCCNHMLQSYHHHSSPEEAVPILLQ